In the genome of Arachis hypogaea cultivar Tifrunner chromosome 9, arahy.Tifrunner.gnm2.J5K5, whole genome shotgun sequence, the window TGCCTCGTCTAACGATGTTGCAATTAAATATCTGAAGTAGCGATTGAATTCTTGGAATAGCATTATTTTGAATGGTGAATTTATTCATATGAGGTGTTGTGCACATATTATAAACATAATTGTAAATGAGGGGTTGAAAGAGATTGATGAATCAGTCTTGAGGATTCGTAGTGCAATAAAGTATGTTAGATCTTCTCCATCTAGAGCTAGTAGGTTTCAAAAGTGTGTTGAACTAGAAAAAATCCAATATAAAGGCTTGCCTTGCATGGATGTTGAGACTAAGTGGAACTCTACTTATCGAATGTTAGAGGTAGCTTTGAAGCATCGCAAAGAATTTGAGTTGCTTGCTTTGAAAGATAATGCCTATATAGGAGAGATGAATGGAGGAAAAGGGAAAGATGTTCCTTCTGATTCAGACTGGGAGTATGCTGAGTCCATTGCACCATTTTTGCGAGTGTTCAGTGATGCCACTATACGTGTTTCTGGTACCTTATATGTTACCAATGATATGTATATGAAGGAAGTATTTGCAATTGGACGATTTATTCGTCATTCTTGTGATTCTGTTGATTTTAGTACTATGTCAATGGCAGAAAGGATGAGGGTTAAGTATGAGAAGTATTAGGGCAATCCTGATTCAGTGAATATGTTGTTATTGATTGCTATCGTACTTAATCCAATGCAAAAGATTGAGTATGTCAATTATTTCTTGGATTACTTCtttggagaagaaaaaggaggcAAATTGAAGTCAAAGTTGTCCAAGTGCATAAAGTTACTTTATCAGCAATACCAAAGTTTTGAGGAAGCAAGTGAAGCTGATACGCAAGATGTTCAAGCCAACAACATTAATACCGATCTTCATGGCATGGGCTTTTTTCTGCAAGCAACCGGTCGCAGAACAAATACAAGATCTGAACTTGATAGATATTTACAAGAAGAATGCGAGCCATACTCCCATAAGTTCGATATACTAAACTGGTGGAAGGTCAACTCAACCCGATTTCCAATTCTTGGAAATATGTCTCGTGAGGTATTGGCTATATCTGTTTCTATGGTAGCTTTAGAGTCTGCATTTAGTACTGGAGAAAGAGTCCTTGATCCATACCGCAGTTCCTTAACACCTAGAGTGGTAGAAGCCATAGTCTGCACAGGAAATTGGCTTAAGGAAGATCTTTTCTCTGCTttagatgatgatggtgaagttCTTCAACAAGTTGATCAAGGTATAAAATTTGTTTCatatttcttctcattttattttatttttgtttttgttatcttTCTATTTTAGAATTTAGGTATTAGTTACCAATCAAAAGTTGTTGAATATAGActtgataattaatttgattttcttggCAGATATATTTTCCTCTAATGATGGTGCTTGTTCTATGGCAGCATCAATTGATAATCTTGACGATAACTAGGTATGCTTAATATTCTCATTTGGTTTAATACTTTCATTCAAAGATTTGTTTTAAAATGACAaaggtatatttttttatttgcagATATATTTTCTTCAAAGATTGTGGTTGTTTGATGATTTTGTTGGCAACTTGGCATCTTTTGATATTCTGTTAGAGAGATATTTTGGTGGTATTCTTTTGATGTCTTGAGAATGATTAAATGTTATATAGATTAGCTATTGTCATTAGATTTATAAAGAACCAAATTCTAGTTGCAATGATCCTATACACTTTAAAATGACTAtagtattaattttacttttaaaaaaattatggtttaaaaattaaatttctaaaaactggttttaaaagtggattttttgttaaaatatctggtttaaaaattgaatttttaaaaattagttttaaaattggatttttggttaaagaaactggttttaaaactggattttcaaaaactagttttaaaactggatttttggttaaaaaatctggtttcaaaactggattttataaaaaaaaccggATTTTAGATTTGGATTATAAAAAAAACTGGATTTAAAACCGGTTTGCAAGTAAAACCGGATTTAAAACCGGTTTGTAAATAAAActggatttaaattttaaaactggtTTAGAATCGGTTTTTGTTTGAAAAACCGGTTTAGAACCAGTTTCGCTCTTCAATCCAGTTCTGGTTTGGATTTCTGAACCATAAAACTGGTTCTGAAGTGGACCCagtttggatttttaaaaatccaaaccaTGCCCACCCTTACCTAtaaggacctctccataccagcttgtgtatggaaaagcctgtcacttgccagtggaactggaacataaggcctactgggcaaccagattcctaaaccttgatgccaagttagctggagaaaaacgattgcttcatataaatgagctagaggaattcagactcaatactttcgaaaatgcaaaaatttacaaagagaaagcaaaaagatggcatgataagaagctgtcatccagagtctttgagccagggcagaaagttctgctgtttaactctaggctcagattattctctGAAaagttaaaatcccggtggagaggaccatatgtgattacaagtgtgtcaccatatggatatgtagagcttcaggataatgactctaacaaaaaattcattgttaattgacagagagtcaaacattatcttgaaagcaattttgagcaagaatgctcaaaactgagacttgattaaagctcagtaatagtccagctaaagacaataaagaagtgcttgctagGAGGTAACCCAGCTattaacaaagcttatttgttaaatAATTGATAACTTTACAGGTTCATATTAATTTTCTTCAAGGTAAAGTAtcaattgcatgagttcacaaagttatagaaggattaagaggataaaacagcaaaaataaGCTCACTGGTGTGAAAATGCCAGTAGGAGctgttttgggtgttaaacgcccaaaagaagcgtctactgggcgtttaacgccagtaaagatagccatctgggcgttaaacgccagaaagaagcatcttctgggcgtttaacgccagatttacagtgtcctgggcgttcagaaaaatgccagtgataaaggagtttctggcgtttaacgccagctagaagcaacagctgggcattaaacgcccagaccaagcaccaactgggtgttaaacgcccacaacatgcagcagttgggcgattaacgccaggattgtggaagggtggaagtttttgttcccaacttgatatttttttcaaattttcatgttcccatccataatttcttgcataaacatatttcaaatcctaatttttcaagtCTTTcttcaaagatatcaaatgtatcttaattctaaacataaatctttttttttaatcctcttcaacttcttttcaaatatttttcacaactcaattatctttttgaattcttctcaaatctttttaaactcatcatatcttcttttcaaaaatcagatttatctttttcaaatatctttcatatcttttcaaattttaaattgcatctttttcctatcatacttatcttttacaaatcatatcttctatcatatcttcttcaaaatttttgaaaacccaccccctccctttaaattcaCGTTcggctccctcctctcctccacaattcgaacttggctctctatccatccctctcctttcctttcttttgcttgaggacaagcaagcctctaagtttggtgtgtttatccgtgattactaaaccaatacccactaagatcatggctcctaagggaaaacaaaccactcaaagaggcaagaaagagaatattccaaaaccactttggaatcaagaaaagttcttaaccaaagaacattcagacaattactacaaaataatgggtctaaggtcagtgatcccagaagttaaattcgatctgaaagaagatgaatatccggagatccaagagcaaattcgaaacaggagctgggaaatgttagctaatcctaaaacaaaggtgggaagaaacatggttcaagaattctactctaatataTGGCAAACaaacaggcagagaatagctagAACCGCCTTCTATGACTATCAGACTTTGcttagaggaaagattgttcacctccaccctgacaaaatcaggaaGATCTTctttgtgtttctgggccaaaaactgggacAAAACGTGGCCCAAAATCGCCcacagcattttctgttatttttgcagatcgtgcatgtcacgcgtacgcgttggtcaCGCGTGCGGGTCATTCGGCAATTTTCCTTGTTGTGCGTCAACGTCGTCCATGCATGCGCATTATTCGTGAAGACTCCAATtcgcgcgttcgcgtcaggcacgtgcacgcatcgctgcgattttctccattccgcgctaACGCATGAGCCACGCGCGCGTGTCGAtgcttgctggtcatctccttagtttcttgtgttccttccattttttgcaagcttcctctccattctctaatccattcctaccctgtaaagcctgaaacacgtaacacacggatcacggcatcgaatggtacaaaggagaattgaaatatacaaattaaagatctttaggaagcaagtttccaaccatagaacaaacttaggaagggattgtaatatcatgcagtttatatgaataagtgggtaaagacttgataaaaccactcaattaaacacaagataaaccataaaatagtggtttatcattgctCCAATCCATGCTGCATATGTGCTATATTCTTTCTCACTTGTGCTCTCTACTGCTCTATAAATTCTGGGCATTAGGCAAATGGCTTGATTTCTTGATTCAATGTTGGCATGTTATGGACTACATAGTCCAATTTTGCTTGGGTTTGCACATCATATTCCATTCTGTCATAATTCCTATGCTCTCCAATAGTGTGATATATATTCTTCAATTGGCAGAGATTTTGAGTGTACTCCCCATACTTGGCTTGCCTCATAAACAATCCTTCATGTGACTTTTGAAATTCTGTTGACTGTTCCTTTTGCCCTTCAAGAATTATTGTTTGAAATTCTTATTGTTGAACCATCATTTGTTGCTGCCAGTTCTCTTGTCGCTCCTCCATTTGGCGCTGCCAGTTCTCTCTTTCCTCTCTATCCTTCAGATACTGCTCCTGTTGCCTCAGGTACtattcttgctgttgctcctgtGCTTTCATGAATTGTTGAGATATTTCCTCAATTGTTCTTTGTATCTGGCTCAAATCTAGTGCACTAGAAGCTTGCTCTCCTTCcacttgtggtcttcttcttCCACTTTGAGTTCTTCTTTCCTCTTGATCGTCATCTTCAGTAGCACCTTCCATGCTTTTCTTTGTGATTCCCCTTCCTCCTTATACCTTCTCTGTGTCTTCATCTTCAAAGAGCACCCCAGCCCTGTTCCACAACCTTAGAATAGTGCTTGGGTGTCCAAGCCTACTCGATTTGCTTGTGTCTTTAACCATCTCCTGAATACTGTCTACTATGAGTTGTGAGAGGTTGATTTCTCCTCCATGTAAGATGCAATCTGTCAAGAGGGCTTACTTGATTGTGACCTGTGAGGTGTTTCCAGTAGGGAGTATAGATCTCCTTACTATCTCATACCACCCCTTGGCCTCAGGTGTGAGATCTAGTCTTTTCAAGTGGCTTGGGGCTCCCTCTGAGTCCCTTTCCTAGTCTCTATCTTCTAAGCATAACCCATGTAATAGCTCATCAGGGTCATTCTCACCCTGCAATCTGGCCTAAAAGCTAAGCTCTCCATAGGTTATTGTCCTCAACTATAGGACCCTCATGACTGATGATGGACTAAAATCTACTTCAACACCTCTGACATAGCCATTATAAGGGAGGTTGTTCTTGCTTTTTTTTacagcatttgcataaaattctcttatcatgactgcactgatgtcagtGAAAGGATCACACAGAAGTTCCCACCTCCTTTCCTTGGTAATTTGTCTCATAATGGGATACTCTCCCTCCCTTAGCTGAAAACCCATCTCTGGAATAAAATGCTTTGACTCCATGAACCTATGATAACTTGCTTCATGAAActgagatttaaattttttttttgtataatagtttgagggttcggccatggtgcacgaaattgtgatcatcaatggcgccatcaacatggtacgctcaattgtaatctcaactctttatcacaacttcgcacaactaaccagcaagtgaactgggtcgtccaagtaataaaccttacgcgagtaagggtcgatcccatagagattattggtatgaagcaagctatggtcaccttgtaaatcttagtcaggcaaactcaaatggttatggaggata includes:
- the LOC140175125 gene encoding zinc finger BED domain-containing protein DAYSLEEPER-like; translation: MLLLIAIVLNPMQKIEYVNYFLDYFFGEEKGGKLKSKLSKCIKLLYQQYQSFEEASEADTQDVQANNINTDLHGMGFFLQATGRRTNTRSELDRYLQEECEPYSHKFDILNWWKVNSTRFPILGNMSREVLAISVSMVALESAFSTGERVLDPYRSSLTPRVVEAIVCTGNWLKEDLFSALDDDGEVLQQVDQDIFSSNDGACSMAASIDNLDDN